One region of Gigantopelta aegis isolate Gae_Host chromosome 7, Gae_host_genome, whole genome shotgun sequence genomic DNA includes:
- the LOC121377269 gene encoding epidermal retinol dehydrogenase 2-like, translating into MSRFEEKWHNFVNMTCEILQSLRNICCAYVVAFFRIFVSPVEKKVDEDIVLITGSGKGIGRKLSIEFAKRGSRVVLWDIDRAANDKTASIIRELGGKCYPYVCDVSVRSEVYRVGEIVRRDVGDVSILVNNAGVVAGKPLVDLPDELIEQTFNVNLLAHFWTVKCFLPSMLHHNHGHIVNMASSVGLIGTNKLTDYCASKFGVVGFTEVLNYEIIFSGKDGVHTTLVCPSFTNTGMFEGCEMKYPSLLPPLETEDVVQRIMHAILTNQYQICIPKLIYFCAILKTLLPVDGMVEVIRLVGAENFMNKFVGRNKVHKA; encoded by the exons ATGTCCAGATTTGAGGAGAAATGGCACAATTTCGTGAACATGACTTGTGAAATACTTCAAAGTTTGAGAAATATCTGTTGTGCGTATGTTGTTGCGTTCTTTCGTATTTTTGTCTCACCTGTTGAAAAGAAAGTAGATGAGGACATTGTGTTGATAACGGGATCGGGAAAAGGAATCGGCAGAAAACTTTCTATCGAGTTTGCAAAACGTGGCTCACGAGTGGTGCTGTGGGATATTGATAGAGCTGCCAATGACAAAACGGCATCAATAATCCGCGAACTTGGCGGAAAGTGCTATCCGTATGTTTGTGACGTCAG TGTGAGATCGGAAGTGTATCGTGTTGGTGAGATCGTGAGACGTGACGTGGGAGATGTTTCGATTCTCGTCAACAACGCGGGAGTGGTAGCGGGCAAACCACTGGTCGACTTGCCAGATGAACTCATTGAGCAGACCTTCAACGTCAATCTGCTTGCACACTTCTGG actgTCAAGTGTTTCCTGCCGTCGATGCTGCATCACAACCACGGCCACATCGTCAACATGGCCAGCTCGGTCGGCCTCATCGGCACCAACAAGCTCACCGACTACTGCGCATCCAAGTTCGGCGTGGTCGGCTTCACCGAGGTACTCAACTACGAAATCATCTTCTCCGGTAAAGACGGAGTCCACACGACCCTCGTCTGTCCATCCTTCACAAACACCGGCATGTTCGAGGGATGTGAAATGAA GTATCCTTCGTTATTACCTCCCTTGGAAACAGAAGACGTTGTTCAGAGAATTATGCATGCGATTTTAACCAATCAGTATCAAATTTGCATTCCAAAACTCATCTACTTCTGTGCCATTCTCAAAAC ATTGCTTCCTGTTGATGGCATGGTAGAAGTGATCCGACTGGTCGGTGCTGAAAATTTCATGAACAAATTTGTTGGTCGAAACAAAGTGCACAAAGCATGA